One genomic region from Rosa rugosa chromosome 1, drRosRugo1.1, whole genome shotgun sequence encodes:
- the LOC133733559 gene encoding CCA tRNA nucleotidyltransferase, mitochondrial-like, with protein sequence MSPPRVQVNEHIDLNETETKIFDILLKTLCHNGLENLQLHVADGWVRDKLLGKDYGDIDIAVEDMRGIKFAEKVKDYLYSVGKEQAITYFPGKEKDACRRDITINSLLCNINSKSVEDHTGRGTADLKEGRIATTTPPELSLVEDPKRVLRAIRYGAKFGFFLDDDIKKAAASDEVKAALMSKVSRDRINVEVSSCHPQKKIDLIIFYTSTGRRLNYLNVEDTVVV encoded by the exons ATGTCTCCGCCCAGAGTACAAGTGAATGAACACATAGACCTCAATGAAACCGAGACCAAGATCTTCGATATCCTTCTCAAAACACTTTGCCATAATGGCCTTGAGAACCTGCAGCTTCATGTTGCTGATGGATGGGTCCGTGATAAG CTTCTGGGAAAAGACTATGGGGACATTGATATTGCAGTTGAAGACATGAGGGGAATCAAATTTGCTGAGAAGGTGAAAGACTACTTGTACTCTGTTGGGAAGGAGCAAGCAATCACTTATTTTCCAGG AAAAGAGAAGGATGCATGTAGAAGAGATATAACCATTAACAG CTTGTTGTGCAATATCAATTCAAAATCAGTTGAAGATCATACTGGAAGAG GAACTGCAGATCTAAAAGAAGGAAGAATAGCAACTACTACACCACCTGAGCTTTCACTTGTGGAGGATCCTAAACGAGTTCTTCGTGCTATCCGTTATG GGGCCAAGTTTGGGTTTTTTCTCGACGATGATATAAAGAAAGCTGCTGCAAGTGATGAAGTGAAAGCTGCTCTGATGTCGAAAGTTAGCAGAGATAGGATCAATGTTGAAGTAAGTTCCTGTCATCCTCAAAAGAAAATAGACCTTATTATTTTCTATACCTCAACTGGTCGTAGGCTAAATTATTTGAATGTCGAGGATACTGTTGTAGTCTGA
- the LOC133726303 gene encoding probable RNA-dependent RNA polymerase 1 has translation MVKTVYLFGFPTVESPEAVTKFLEEYTGEGTVISVNVLPPKDGASRSSAIVEFTTAECAEIIIPLADNRCLWYGESYLKAREWKHDLAPKSKVLEELVTLHFGCKISEEMFSVLWTKSDVSVTFGMELKNVHLSFSYDCAKYKLELPSDTICRIELRCPLGQFTRLIIQLRGAPRIYKKNVTSASDNSWVREVDFTPSCCIGQSSSLCLELPLSCALPDLGESFIHYIENKGQFVLKTGNTFSGNSAFVPILAPPLGIDLPFKILFKINSLVQHGCIPGQALDVSFYNLVDPTRIRIEYIECALDKLFNSKECCYEPVRWLLKQYEMYQACKQIPQSPAIFLDEDFVYVHRVQITPCKVYFCGPEVNLSNRVLRNYPEDIDNFLRVSFVDEDLGKMHSVDLCPRTGCAEEERRTRVYERIFSTLRDGIVIGEKKFEFLASSSSQLREHSAWMFASRSGLTAQGIRDWMGDFSQIKNAAKYAARLGQSFSSSRETFSVGLDEIEVIPDVEIERGRTKYCFSDGIGKISADFAEKVARKCGKSSTPSAFQIRYAGYKGIVAVDPKLSKKLALRKSMCKFKSLNTKLDVLAWSRYQPCFLNRQLITLLSTLGVRDLVFEKKQKLAMNQLEGILTDPLKAQEALELMFHGEATNVLKEMLMFYKPNAEPFLSLMLQSLCASKLAELRSRTRIFVPNGRSMKGCLDETRTLEYGQVFVQCSHHAIFDGSTTTASQENFTVEGKVVVAKHPCLHPGDVRVLMAVDVPALHHMVDCVVFPQKGKRPHPNECSGSDLDGDDYFVSWDRDLIPPRQTEPMNYNPAPTVELDHNVTMEEVAESFTNYIVNDNLGIISHAHLAFADRKPRKAMSDECIELATLHSHAVDSPKTGVLVKLPRRLRVQEYPDFMEKIDRKTYESKCVIGKLFRQVKDIELGSDSHSFKFKSFTREVARRFYDTDMEVDGFEDYINDAMSYKSKYDYKLGNLMDYYGIKTEAEILSGNVSNVSKFFKRKDLESINYAVRSLKKEARTWFMEKPNGEDPSDFGTDIDNVYAAKASAWYHVTYHHRYWGCYNKAMSRDHFLSFPWCVFDMLIQIKREKTSRRNH, from the exons ATGGTCAAGACAGTTTACTTGTTTGGATTTCCCACTGTGGAGTCTCCAGAAGCAGTGACAAAATTTCTGGAGGAGTATACTGGAGAAGGAACTGTTATCTCTGTGAATGTTCTTCCTCCAAAAGATGGCGCATCAAGATCATCTGCCATAGTTGAATTCACAACTGCAGAATGTGCTGAAATAATAATTCCATTAGCCGATAATCGATGCCTGTGGTATGGAGAGTCTTATCTGAAAGCTCGAGAATGGAAGCATGACTTGGCACCGAAATCAAAAGTCTTGGAGGAACTTGTGACACTTCACTTTGGATGCAAGATATCTGAGGAGATGTTTTCGGTGCTTTGGACAAAATCAGATGTTTCTGTGACATTTGGGATGGAACTGAAAAATGTGCACTTGTCTTTCTCCTATGATTGTGCTAAATACAAGCTTGAGCTCCCATCTGATACTATTTGCCGGATTGAGCTGCGTTGTCCACTTGGTCAGTTTACCCGTCTTATCATCCAG TTACGTGGTGCCCCTCGGATTTATAAGAAAAATGTAACTTCGGCTTCTGACAACTCCTGGGTTCGAGAAGTTGATTTCACTCCATCATGTTGCATCGGGCAATCCTCTTCTTTATGTTTGGAGCTTCCATTAAGTTGTGCACTTCCAGACCTAGGCGAGAGTTTCATTCACTATATAGAGAATAAAGGACAGTTTGTGCTGAAGACGGGTAACACTTTCTCCGGAAATTCAGCTTTTGTTCCTATTCTGGCTCCACCCCTAGGGATTGACTTGCCATTTAAAATCCTGTTCAAGATAAATTCACTGGTTCAGCATGGTTGTATTCCCGGGCAAGCTCTTGATGTCAGTTTCTATAATCTAGTGGATCCTACTAGAATAAGAATTGAATATATAGAGTGTGCCCTGGACAAACTGTTTAACTCCAAGGAGTGCTGCTATGAACCTGTGAGGTGGCTTCTTAAGCAGTACGAAATGTACCAGGCATGCAAGCAGATTCCTCAGTCACCAGCTATATTTTTAGATGAAGACTTTGTGTATGTACACAGGGTTCAGATTACACCATGTAAAGTATACTTCTGTGGTCCAGAGGTAAATCTCTCCAATCGGGTTTTACGAAATTATCCTGAAGATATTGACAATTTTCTTCGGGTTTCTTTTGTTGATGAGGACTTGGGGAAGATGCATTCTGTAGATTTGTGTCCGCGGACAGGTTGTGCAGAAGAGGAGAGGAGAACTAGAGTTTATGAAAGGATATTTTCTACACTAAGAGATGGGATAGTGATTGGTGAAAAGAAATTTGAGTTTCTTGCATCTTCATCTAGTCAATTGCGAGAACACTCTGCTTGGATGTTTGCTTCCAGAAGCGGCCTTACTGCACAAGGAATTAGAGACTGGATGGGTGATTTTAGTCAAATTAAAAATGCCGCTAAATATGCAGCCAGGCTTGGACAGTCTTTCAGCTCTTCCAGGGAGACTTTCAGTGTTGGATTGGATGAAATTGAAGTCATTCCTGATGTAGAAATTGAAAGAGGCAGAACCAAATATTGCTTCTCTGATGGAATTGGGAAGATATCTGCTGATTTTGCTGAAAAAGTGGCAAGAAAGTGTGGGAAAAGTTCTACTCCATCCGCCTTTCAAATCCGCTATGCTGGCTACAAAGGCATTGTGGCAGTTGATCCAAAATTGTCAAAGAAGCTGGCATTGAGAAAGAGCATGTGCAAGTTCAAATCACTCAACACAAAGTTAGATGTCCTGGCATGGAGCAGGTACCAACCTTGTTTCCTCAATCGTCAATTGATTACCCTTTTGTCCACCCTTGGAGTTCGGGATCTTGTTTTTGAGAAGAAGCAAAAGCTGGCAATGAATCAGTTGGAAGGGATTCTAACTGATCCATTGAAAGCACAGGAGGCACTGGAATTGATGTTCCATGGAGAGGCGACGAATGTtttaaaggaaatgttgatgttTTATAAGCCAAATGCAGAGCCATTTCTCTCATTGATGCTACAATCATTATGTGCATCAAAACTTGCGGAACTACGGAGCAGAACACGAATTTTTGTTCCAAATGGAAGATCTATGAAGGGATGTCTAGATGAAACCAGGACATTGGAATATGGTCAGGTATTTGTGCAATGTTCTCACCATGCTATCTTCGATGGCAGCACTACAACTGCAAGCCAAGAGAATTTTACTGTTGAGGGCAAAGTAGTTGTTGCTAAACACCCGTGTTTACACCCGGGAGATGTGCGTGTTCTTATGGCTGTGGATGTGCCGGCGTTACACCACATGGTGGATTGTGTCGTGTTCCCCCAAAAAGGAAAGAG GCCTCATCCTAATGAATGCTCAGGCAGCGATTTAGATGGAGATGATTACTTTGTCAGTTGGGATCGTGACCTGATTCCACCGCGGCAAACTGAACCCATGAACTATAACCCAGCACCAACTGTGGAATTGGATCATAATGTTACAATGGAG GAAGTTGCGGAGTCCTTTACCAACTACATAGTGAATGACAACTTGGGCATCATTTCACATGCACATCTTGCCTTTGCAGACAGAAAACCACGGAAGGCTATGAGTGATGAATGTATTGAACTCGCAACGCTCCACTCCCATGCTGTTGATTCTCCTAAAACTGGTGTACTAGTGAAACTGCCGCGTAGACTGCGTGTCCAAGAATACCCAGATTTCATGGAAAAGATTGACAGGAAAACCTATGAGTCCAAGTGTGTGATTGGGAAGCTTTTCCGACAGGTGAAAGATATCGAGCTAGGATCGGATTCACACTCTTTTAAATTCAAGTCCTTCACTAGGGAAGTGGCTAGGAGGTTTTATGATACTGACATGGAGGTAGATGGATTCGAAGATTACATAAATGATGCCATGAGTTACAAAAGTAAGTATGACTACAAGCTGGGAAACCTGATGGACTATTATGGTATCAAAACTGAAGCTGAAATACTGAGTGGAAATGTTTCCAATGTATCAAAGTTCTTCAAGAGAAAGGACTTGGAGTCAATTAACTACGCTGTGAGGTCATTGAAGAAGGAAGCAAGGACATGGTTTATGGAGAAGCCAAATGGCGAAGATCCATCAGATTTCGGAACTGATATTGATAATGTGTATGCAGCCAAAGCATCAGCATGGTACCATGTTACATATCATCATCGTTACTGGGGTTGCTACAACAAGGCTATGTCAAGAGACCATTTCCTGAGTTTTCCATGGTGTGTTTTCGACATGCTCATCCAGATCAAGAGGGAGAAAACAAGTAGAAGAAATCATTGA
- the LOC133726305 gene encoding uncharacterized protein LOC133726305: MRVPVMQAHAESVNREFENLLDEDTARDIRKKAPGVVVIDDHTANNFPTPLEVSNKDDVAVGRISRDVSQEGNYGLDIFVCSDKKCKEAVLNAVQIAELLL; this comes from the exons ATGCGAGTTCCTGTAATGCAGGCACATGCTGAGAGTGTAAATCGTGAATTTGAGAATCTCCTTGATGAG GACACCGCAAGGGATATTCGGAAGAAGGCTCCTGGTGTGGTGGTTATTGATGACCATACAGCTAATAACTTCCCTACACCTTTGGAGGTGTCAAACAAAGATGATGTTGCGGTTGGCAGAATCAGCCGTGATGTGTCCCAGGAGGGGAACTATGG GTTGGACATCTTTGTCTGCAGTGATAAAAAATGCAAGGAAGCTGTACTTAATGCTGTTCAGATTGCTGAGCTGTTGCTATAG